From a region of the Impatiens glandulifera chromosome 4, dImpGla2.1, whole genome shotgun sequence genome:
- the LOC124933608 gene encoding uncharacterized protein LOC124933608 yields the protein MVMGIKLIIITFCLNAMIFNCEGIGKLSNEISSMASAVGDPGMRRDGLRIAFEAWNSCNEVGHEEAPSMGSPRAADCFDLSKDYSLNHKISEKMNKLGVGKPFPGLTSSAMNNKDLYAVEKELYLASLCEVKESSENPWQFWMIMLKNGNYDSTSGLCPENGKKGSPFKPGRFPCFGKGCMNQPDLYHEQTRYDRKTNTMIGSFKGSYDLGSDIIVKNNDTSYFEVVWKKKIGIGSWVFYHKLKTSKKYPWLMLYLRADATKGFSGGYHYDTRGMLKTLPESPNFKVKLTLNIKQGGGPKSQFYLIDMGSCWKNDGSPCNGDVLTDVTRYSEMIINPETPAICSPTRLQNCPPYHITPSDIKIYRNDTARFPYGAYHYYCVPGNGKYLEKPYSTCDPYSNPQAQEIVQLLPHPIWAEYGYPTKKGDGWIGDARTWELDVGGLSSRLYFYQDPDSKPAKRIWTSLDVGTEVFVSDKDETAEWTLSDFDVILNSPTVV from the exons ATGGTGATGGGTATTAAGCTTATTATAATAACATTCTGTTTGAATGCTATGATCTTCAATTGTGAAGGAATAGGCAAATTAAGCAATGAAATATCATCAATGGCGTCTGCAGTTGGAGACCCAGGAATGAGAAGAGATGGTTTAAGAATTGCATTCGAAGCTTGGAACTCCTGCAATGAAGTCGGCCATGAAGAAGCTCCTTCCATGGGTAGTCCCAGAGCAGCCGACTGTTTCGACCTttcaaaagattattcattGAATCACAAGATCAGTGAAAAAATGAACAAGCTTGGAGTTGGTAAACCATTTCCTGGATTAACTTCATCAGCTATGAACAATAAAGACTTATATGCAGTTGAGAAGGAGCTTTATCTAGCTTCATTATGTGAAGTTAAAGAATCTTCAGAAAATCCATGGCAGTTTTGGATGATTATGTTGAAGAATGGTAACTATGATTCAACTTCTGGTTTATGTCCTGAAAATGGGAAGAAGGGTTCTCCTTTTAAACCAGGAAGGTTTCCTTGTTTTGGAAAAGGATGTATGAACCAGCCAGATTTATATCATGAACAAACAAGGTATGATAGGAAAACTAATACTATGATTGGAAGTTTTAAGGGGAGTTATGATTTGGGTTCagatattattgttaaaaataatgataCCTCTTACTTTGAGGTTGtttggaagaagaagattgGAATTGGGAGTTGggttttttatcataaattgaAAACTTCTAAGAAGTATCCATGGTTGATGTTGTATTTAAGAGCTGATGCAACTAAAGGTTTTTCTGGTGGTTATCATTATGATACTAGAGGAATGCTCAAAACT TTACCGGAGTCGCCAAACTTCAAAGTGAAGTTGACATTGAACATCAAACAAGGAGGGGGGCCAAAGAGTCAATTCTACTTAATAGACATGGGAAGTTGTTGGAAAAACGACGGTTCACCATGCAATGGCGATGTTCTAACCGACGTGACTCGATATAGCGAGATGATTATCAACCCTGAGACACCAGCTATTTGCAGCCCGACCAGGCTGCAAAATTGCCCGCCTTACCATATTACACCTAGTGATATCAAGATTTACAGGAACGACACTGCACGATTTCCTTATGGGGCTTATCATTACTATTGTGTACCTGGAAATGGAAAGTACTTGGAGAAACCTTATAGCACTTGTGATCCTTATAGTAATCCTCAGGCTCAAGAAATTGTTCAGCTTTTGCCTCATCCTATATGGGCTGAGTATGGCTATCCTACTAAAAAAGGTGACGGTTGGATTGGGGATGCTAGAACGTGGGAGCTTGATGTTGGCGGCCTTTCGAGTAGACTTTACTTTTATCAG GATCCGGATTCGAAACCTGCAAAACGGATATGGACATCGCTCGATGTGGGGACTGAAGTATTTGTGAGTGACAAAGATGAAACAGCTGAATGGACTCTAAGTGACTTTGATGTGATTCTGAATTCCCCAACCGTTGTCTAG